In bacterium, one genomic interval encodes:
- the atpG gene encoding ATP synthase F1 subunit gamma — protein sequence MATLRAVRRRIASVEKIREITAAMKTVSAVKVRNAQAALMAMRPYAAHLAEIIAHVATCGEPVYHPLLADRGDENAILVVVTSDRGLCGSFNSNVIRRALAYQEEHRARYGRYADMICVGKKGSDFFRRKKFTILESYIGFFRGITYDDARAIGRTATAAFLARDVDRVDFLYHHYFSAGTQVVSERAVLPIRLEEMLLPQEAAGAPGDAARKGCPFLEYIFEPDSETILNELLPLYVSVQVWRILQEHTSSEHGARMMAMEAATRNCGDMLGALTLDYNKARQAGITKELIEVTSVAESLR from the coding sequence ATGGCGACGCTTCGGGCCGTACGACGGCGCATAGCTTCCGTCGAGAAGATACGCGAGATAACCGCGGCCATGAAAACCGTTTCCGCGGTGAAGGTCAGGAACGCGCAAGCTGCGTTAATGGCGATGAGGCCGTACGCGGCGCACCTGGCCGAGATTATCGCGCACGTGGCCACCTGCGGCGAGCCGGTTTACCACCCACTGTTGGCGGACCGCGGCGATGAGAACGCTATCCTCGTAGTCGTAACTTCCGACCGGGGGTTGTGCGGGTCCTTTAATTCCAACGTCATCAGACGCGCGCTGGCTTATCAGGAAGAACATAGGGCGCGTTACGGCCGATACGCCGACATGATTTGCGTCGGTAAGAAAGGGTCCGATTTCTTTCGCCGAAAAAAGTTTACTATACTGGAGAGTTATATCGGGTTTTTCCGCGGGATAACGTACGACGACGCCCGGGCCATAGGTCGAACCGCGACGGCGGCGTTCCTCGCCCGGGACGTCGACCGCGTAGATTTTTTGTACCACCATTACTTTTCGGCGGGGACGCAGGTGGTTAGCGAGCGGGCGGTGCTGCCGATCCGGTTGGAGGAGATGCTCTTACCGCAAGAGGCCGCCGGGGCACCGGGAGACGCCGCGCGGAAAGGGTGCCCGTTTTTGGAGTATATATTCGAACCGGATAGCGAGACTATCCTCAACGAGCTGTTGCCGCTTTACGTAAGCGTCCAGGTTTGGCGTATCCTGCAGGAGCATACGAGCTCGGAGCACGGCGCGCGTATGATGGCGATGGAGGCCGCGACGCGAAACTGCGGCGATATGCTCGGGGCGCTAACCCTCGACTACAACAAGGCGCGTCAAGCCGGGATTACCAAGGAGCTTATCGAGGTTACGTCGGTCGCGGAAAGTCTACGCTAG
- the atpA gene encoding F0F1 ATP synthase subunit alpha — protein sequence MKISPDEISEILKTEIARYRKELDVTTTGIVTSVGDGIAHVYGLSDAMYNEMILFSGGVYGIAMNLEETTVGVVVLGDDRAIKEGDVARTTRRILEVPVGEALLGRVVTPVGDPLDGRGAVPRDKTLPLEGKTPSVVQRWPVNQPLQTGLKAIDAITPIGRGQRELILGDRGIGKTAICVDAIINQRDTDVVCVYVAIGQRNSTVAKVVKTFEEYDAMSYTTVVHAGASDPAPLQYIAPYAGCAMGEYFRDNGGHALVVYDDLSKHAWAYRQLSLLLRRPPGREAYPGDIFYLHARLLERAAKLSDEMGGGSLTALPIIETQAGDLSTYIPTNVISITDGQIYLEDGLFYAGIRPAINAGLSVSRVGGKAQNKAMTKVAGMLRLDLAQYRELEKFVQFGTELDKVTQDQIRRGDRLVEILKQDQYSPMPVDEQVLIINAAVSGALDDVPLDSVRECAGKFLEYMSTVRPDYGRRIRETGDLPDDVHEKLNEDTATFISGFLKKKGVSVESEEASGPDEA from the coding sequence ATGAAGATAAGTCCCGACGAGATAAGCGAAATACTTAAAACCGAGATCGCCCGCTACCGCAAGGAACTCGACGTCACGACGACCGGGATCGTGACGAGCGTCGGCGACGGCATCGCCCACGTCTACGGCCTCTCCGACGCGATGTACAACGAAATGATACTCTTCAGCGGGGGCGTCTACGGCATCGCCATGAACCTCGAGGAGACTACGGTGGGGGTCGTGGTCTTGGGGGACGACCGCGCCATAAAGGAGGGCGACGTCGCGCGCACCACGCGCAGGATCCTGGAGGTCCCGGTGGGGGAGGCGTTGTTGGGCCGGGTCGTAACTCCGGTAGGCGACCCGCTCGACGGCCGGGGGGCCGTTCCGCGGGATAAAACCCTACCCCTGGAGGGAAAAACCCCGAGCGTCGTCCAACGCTGGCCGGTCAACCAGCCGCTGCAGACGGGCTTAAAGGCTATCGACGCCATAACGCCCATCGGGCGGGGGCAGCGCGAGCTTATCCTCGGCGACCGGGGCATAGGGAAGACGGCCATATGCGTCGACGCCATCATTAATCAGCGGGATACCGACGTCGTCTGCGTTTACGTAGCCATAGGACAGAGAAATTCCACCGTCGCCAAAGTCGTAAAGACGTTCGAGGAGTACGACGCGATGTCCTATACGACGGTGGTCCACGCCGGCGCGTCGGACCCGGCGCCGTTGCAATACATAGCGCCGTACGCCGGGTGCGCGATGGGGGAGTACTTCCGCGATAACGGCGGCCACGCGCTCGTCGTGTACGACGACCTCTCGAAGCACGCCTGGGCTTACCGTCAGCTGTCGCTGCTTTTGAGAAGGCCCCCGGGCCGCGAGGCGTACCCGGGTGACATCTTCTATCTTCACGCGCGCCTGCTCGAGCGTGCGGCGAAATTATCCGACGAGATGGGCGGGGGGTCCCTTACCGCGTTACCCATAATAGAGACGCAGGCGGGCGACCTCTCTACGTACATCCCGACGAACGTCATCTCTATTACGGACGGCCAGATATACCTCGAGGACGGCCTTTTCTACGCCGGGATAAGGCCGGCTATAAACGCGGGTCTTTCGGTGTCGCGCGTAGGCGGCAAAGCGCAAAATAAGGCGATGACGAAAGTAGCCGGTATGTTGCGCCTCGACTTGGCCCAATATCGCGAGCTCGAGAAGTTCGTCCAATTCGGAACCGAGCTGGACAAAGTGACCCAAGACCAGATCCGCCGGGGAGACCGCCTGGTGGAAATTCTTAAGCAAGACCAATATTCGCCCATGCCGGTCGACGAACAGGTTCTGATTATCAACGCCGCGGTTTCCGGCGCGCTCGATGACGTCCCGTTGGACTCCGTTCGGGAGTGCGCCGGTAAATTCCTCGAGTACATGAGTACCGTCCGTCCGGACTATGGCCGGCGCATAAGGGAGACCGGCGATTTACCGGACGATGTACACGAGAAACTCAACGAAGATACCGCGACGTTTATATCGGGCTTTCTGAAAAAGAAAGGCGTATCCGTCGAGAGCGAAGAGGCTTCGGGACCGGACGAAGCTTAA
- the atpF gene encoding F0F1 ATP synthase subunit B, with the protein MLELNVNLFLYQLGVFIIFAVVVAVIYKALLAPVLRERRERIEGDMARAASARAEADSLKSRYEEKMAQVGDEASAILKRVNEEAGRHREDLLAQTRRQADALMQKAEELIAIEEARAVERIRGEMADLAVAIAGRVLEETRTTTRERKLAEKFLAEMESRKAFDKPLES; encoded by the coding sequence GTGCTCGAGTTAAACGTAAACTTGTTCCTCTACCAACTCGGCGTTTTCATCATATTCGCCGTAGTCGTCGCGGTTATATACAAGGCGCTGCTCGCGCCGGTCCTCCGCGAAAGGCGCGAGCGTATCGAGGGTGATATGGCGCGCGCCGCGAGTGCCCGAGCCGAAGCCGACTCCCTCAAGTCGAGGTACGAGGAGAAGATGGCCCAGGTGGGCGATGAGGCTTCCGCTATACTCAAACGGGTTAACGAAGAAGCCGGCCGCCACCGCGAGGACCTTCTGGCGCAGACGCGCCGCCAGGCCGACGCCCTAATGCAAAAGGCGGAGGAACTTATCGCCATCGAGGAGGCGCGGGCGGTGGAGAGGATCAGGGGCGAGATGGCCGATTTGGCCGTCGCCATCGCCGGCCGGGTTCTCGAGGAGACCAGGACTACGACGCGCGAGCGGAAGCTCGCTGAGAAGTTTTTAGCCGAGATGGAAAGCCGTAAGGCTTTCGATAAACCGCTGGAATCGTAG
- the atpD gene encoding F0F1 ATP synthase subunit beta, producing the protein MTGRAEGKIIQIIGPVVDVEFDADTLPPIRNAIEIPRREGGVLTAEIEQALGENQVRCIALGPVDGLVRGDAAYDTGGPITVPVGPGTLGRLMDVVGEPIDGLGPLEADEKLPIHRPIPPLTEQDTRSEMLETGIKVIDLLEPFSKGGKTGLFGGAGVGKTVIIMEMIHNIATEHGGYSVFGGVGERTREGNDLWLEMKESGVLNKTAMVFGQMNEPPGARFRVGLTALTLAEYFRDVEGKDVLLFIDNIFRFVQAGSEVSTLLGRMPSAVGYQPTLGTEMGEFQERITSTTRGSITAVEAIYVPADDYTDPAPATTFSHLDAVTQLSRQISELGLYPAVDPLTSTSRIMDARVLGERHYLAARRVQEILQRHRELIDIIAILGIDELSDEDKVVVRRARRIQRFLSQPMFVAEAFTGRPGCYVKLEDTIEGFEKLTAGEFDELPEQAFFLVGTIDEAVDRAKKLSSGRA; encoded by the coding sequence ATGACCGGCAGAGCGGAAGGTAAAATAATCCAAATTATCGGGCCCGTCGTGGACGTGGAATTCGACGCGGATACTCTCCCGCCGATCCGCAACGCGATAGAAATACCGCGGCGCGAAGGCGGCGTCCTTACCGCGGAAATCGAACAGGCGTTGGGCGAGAACCAGGTCCGCTGCATTGCATTAGGACCGGTCGATGGCCTGGTCCGCGGCGACGCCGCGTACGACACGGGCGGCCCAATAACGGTACCGGTAGGACCGGGCACGCTGGGGCGGCTTATGGACGTCGTCGGCGAGCCCATCGACGGCCTCGGGCCCTTAGAGGCCGACGAGAAGTTGCCGATCCACAGGCCGATACCGCCTCTGACCGAACAGGATACCAGGTCCGAGATGCTCGAGACCGGTATTAAGGTCATAGACCTGCTCGAGCCCTTTTCCAAAGGGGGCAAGACCGGTCTATTCGGCGGCGCCGGCGTGGGCAAGACGGTTATTATTATGGAGATGATCCACAATATCGCGACGGAACACGGCGGGTACTCGGTCTTCGGCGGCGTCGGCGAGCGGACGCGCGAGGGCAACGACCTGTGGTTGGAGATGAAGGAGTCCGGCGTCCTTAACAAGACGGCGATGGTCTTCGGCCAAATGAACGAGCCCCCGGGGGCGCGTTTTCGGGTGGGGCTCACGGCGCTGACGTTGGCGGAATACTTCCGCGACGTCGAAGGTAAAGACGTTTTATTGTTCATCGACAATATCTTCCGATTCGTGCAAGCCGGTTCGGAGGTCTCTACGCTGCTGGGCCGGATGCCGTCGGCGGTGGGGTACCAACCTACGTTGGGTACGGAGATGGGCGAGTTCCAGGAGCGGATTACTTCTACGACGAGGGGTTCCATAACCGCCGTGGAGGCCATCTACGTGCCGGCGGACGACTACACCGACCCGGCGCCGGCCACGACCTTTTCGCATCTCGACGCCGTAACGCAGCTGTCGCGCCAGATATCCGAGCTCGGCCTGTACCCCGCGGTCGACCCGCTCACGTCTACGTCGCGCATCATGGACGCGCGCGTTTTGGGCGAACGCCACTACCTGGCCGCAAGGCGGGTTCAGGAGATATTACAGCGGCATCGTGAATTAATAGATATTATAGCTATTTTGGGTATCGACGAGCTGTCGGACGAGGATAAGGTGGTCGTAAGGCGCGCCCGCCGCATACAGCGTTTCCTCAGCCAACCCATGTTCGTGGCGGAAGCTTTTACGGGAAGGCCCGGTTGCTACGTTAAATTGGAAGATACGATCGAAGGTTTCGAGAAATTAACCGCCGGCGAGTTCGACGAGCTCCCCGAGCAGGCTTTCTTTTTGGTCGGAACCATCGACGAGGCCGTAGACCGGGCGAAGAAGCTTTCGAGCGGGCGGGCGTAA
- a CDS encoding type II toxin-antitoxin system HicB family antitoxin, giving the protein MVVKFRAYHNGELRCTEAERDDIFAIGDTPAELMKNVDVVARVRFSGCLAPGDVLHILWATEAGAAE; this is encoded by the coding sequence ATGGTCGTGAAATTCCGTGCGTACCATAACGGCGAGCTCCGGTGCACCGAGGCCGAGCGAGACGATATATTCGCCATCGGCGACACGCCGGCGGAGTTGATGAAGAACGTCGACGTCGTGGCCCGCGTCCGCTTCAGCGGCTGTTTGGCGCCGGGGGACGTTCTCCATATCTTATGGGCGACCGAAGCCGGCGCCGCCGAGTAA
- the atpE gene encoding ATP synthase F0 subunit C, with the protein MNKREVEEAQEMGLKAWILVGLCLWVFAVGAAYAAEEKPATPAKADSVAETATKGLSNVLMFAVAGMAFAAVGAAFAQAITAAAALHGIARQPEASGKLLVPMILAIVFIETLAIYTLVVALLLIFSNPLKGLLG; encoded by the coding sequence TTGAATAAACGAGAGGTCGAGGAGGCTCAAGAGATGGGTTTAAAAGCGTGGATTCTGGTCGGGTTGTGTTTGTGGGTATTCGCCGTGGGCGCGGCCTACGCCGCGGAAGAGAAACCCGCGACGCCGGCTAAGGCGGACAGCGTTGCCGAGACCGCGACGAAGGGACTTTCCAACGTACTTATGTTCGCCGTCGCCGGGATGGCGTTTGCGGCCGTCGGCGCCGCGTTCGCCCAGGCCATAACCGCGGCGGCCGCCCTTCACGGCATAGCTCGCCAACCGGAAGCGTCGGGCAAGTTATTGGTCCCGATGATATTGGCGATAGTCTTCATCGAAACGCTTGCCATCTACACGTTGGTTGTGGCATTGTTGCTCATATTCTCGAATCCGTTAAAGGGACTGCTCGGTTAA
- a CDS encoding F0F1 ATP synthase subunit epsilon: MAVEFHGRVTSVIAPGTEGYLGVLPGHIPLVTSLQPGTVTVAAEKRRYKFDVGAGYMEITPASIIIIVESATPKREGKL; encoded by the coding sequence ATGGCGGTGGAATTCCACGGCCGGGTGACCTCCGTAATCGCTCCCGGTACGGAAGGGTACCTGGGCGTATTGCCGGGTCACATCCCGCTAGTGACGTCTCTCCAACCGGGGACCGTAACGGTCGCCGCGGAAAAGCGGCGGTACAAGTTCGACGTGGGCGCCGGGTATATGGAAATAACGCCGGCCTCGATTATAATAATAGTGGAGTCGGCGACGCCGAAACGCGAGGGGAAATTATAG
- the atpB gene encoding F0F1 ATP synthase subunit A: protein MEELKVGLEWGLPLPGLDAHAAVIATNAILVAVVVLVAFYVICRSAKLKPSVPQFMLEAAAAVGENFLREIGGPKIVKYLPFCLALFIYILFANLAGMVPGFVSPTSNVNVNAAMALCVFVMTFYVGIKELGLKNYFRHKMGPILAIGPVFLLLETFTEIFRPLSLTLRLFGNIRGEDIFVIVLNNLVVGADQLFPFLKLDGGHVQYATAQLAMPFVYFLMALTSFLQAFIFAFLSILYFGAAVGWGEEEY from the coding sequence ATGGAAGAGTTAAAAGTAGGCTTGGAATGGGGTCTACCGCTGCCGGGGTTGGACGCGCACGCGGCCGTTATCGCGACGAACGCTATCCTCGTGGCCGTCGTCGTACTCGTAGCGTTTTACGTTATCTGCCGTTCGGCGAAGTTAAAACCCAGCGTTCCGCAATTCATGTTGGAAGCGGCGGCGGCGGTGGGCGAGAATTTCCTCCGGGAAATCGGCGGCCCGAAGATCGTAAAGTACCTGCCGTTTTGTTTGGCCTTATTTATTTATATATTGTTCGCTAACCTGGCGGGGATGGTTCCCGGCTTCGTTTCGCCGACGAGTAACGTGAACGTGAACGCGGCCATGGCGTTGTGCGTCTTCGTTATGACGTTTTACGTCGGCATAAAGGAGCTCGGGCTAAAAAACTATTTCCGGCATAAAATGGGGCCGATTTTAGCGATAGGGCCCGTATTCCTGCTCCTGGAGACGTTCACCGAAATATTCAGGCCGTTGTCGCTAACGCTGCGTCTTTTCGGTAACATTCGGGGCGAAGACATTTTCGTAATCGTCCTCAACAACCTGGTAGTCGGCGCCGACCAGTTGTTCCCGTTCCTCAAGCTCGACGGCGGCCACGTACAATATGCAACGGCGCAGCTGGCCATGCCTTTCGTGTATTTCCTTATGGCCTTAACCAGCTTTTTACAAGCGTTTATCTTCGCCTTCCTGTCTATCCTTTATTTCGGCGCGGCCGTAGGGTGGGGGGAAGAGGAGTACTGA
- a CDS encoding GNAT family N-acetyltransferase, translating into MKGKIVKVRSAMATELDDVAAFCAGRGKDPKTREIKRRRRYWLQEMAPRGLKVLLALEPRPPRFVEVGGERIGRDELTLLADGLVVGLLEYVPIEETLYPVEGRGYLFVDCLWVIPPYVGRGVGRALMDGVIRQARGSGSGVATVAWRGAALADDSPYMPAAFFRSFGFEAVEEEGDRVLMAVSYGARGKPTLVPPSATEDEGITFLCHPSCPASLWAAEEVRGISDGVEVGRVNIVELEGKEGSRRVGALFGVCVDGRCTVNRLAFARDVKDELNRREADRPTDGTGP; encoded by the coding sequence TTGAAGGGGAAAATAGTTAAAGTCAGGTCCGCTATGGCGACGGAGCTCGACGACGTCGCGGCTTTCTGCGCCGGTAGGGGGAAGGACCCGAAGACGCGCGAGATTAAGCGACGGCGCCGCTACTGGCTTCAGGAAATGGCGCCCCGCGGCCTTAAGGTGCTCCTGGCGCTCGAGCCCCGGCCTCCCCGGTTCGTAGAGGTCGGCGGCGAACGCATAGGCCGCGACGAGTTGACGCTCCTGGCGGACGGTTTGGTGGTGGGGCTTTTGGAATACGTGCCGATCGAAGAGACGCTGTACCCGGTGGAAGGTCGAGGGTATTTATTCGTAGATTGCCTGTGGGTGATACCGCCGTACGTAGGCCGGGGCGTAGGGCGCGCGCTGATGGACGGCGTTATCCGGCAAGCCCGGGGCAGCGGTAGCGGCGTAGCTACCGTAGCGTGGCGCGGCGCGGCTCTAGCCGACGATTCGCCTTATATGCCGGCGGCGTTTTTCCGCTCGTTCGGCTTCGAAGCCGTGGAGGAGGAAGGAGACCGGGTATTGATGGCCGTGTCGTACGGCGCCCGCGGTAAGCCGACTCTCGTTCCGCCGAGCGCCACGGAAGACGAGGGGATTACGTTCCTGTGTCATCCCAGTTGCCCGGCGAGCCTGTGGGCGGCGGAAGAGGTCCGCGGAATTTCCGACGGGGTCGAAGTTGGTAGAGTAAACATAGTGGAGCTCGAGGGAAAGGAAGGTTCGCGGCGCGTCGGTGCGTTGTTCGGCGTGTGCGTCGACGGCCGCTGTACCGTGAACCGGTTGGCCTTCGCGCGCGACGTAAAAGACGAGTTAAACAGGAGAGAAGCCGATCGCCCTACCGACGGAACTGGACCTTAG
- a CDS encoding right-handed parallel beta-helix repeat-containing protein — MRYLVVLLALALVVPAALAKTLQSAYDEAGPGEGYDKLLVLDTKVTYTGGLGVVQGKKSCIRGNGALCDLEGSQIFLSQPGTLCDVTGCCFVDGSYLGAIYVSDGASANVDGNTICKSGTGVYVWMNAIATVKNNIIFKNTKAGAPMYGIAKHQSTTSLNILYNDVESNYGGNYMYFCPG; from the coding sequence TTGCGTTACTTAGTCGTTTTATTAGCGCTAGCGCTCGTCGTTCCCGCGGCGTTGGCGAAGACGCTGCAATCCGCTTACGATGAAGCCGGCCCCGGTGAGGGATACGATAAGCTTCTCGTCCTCGATACCAAAGTAACGTACACCGGCGGTTTAGGTGTGGTGCAAGGAAAGAAGTCGTGCATCCGCGGTAACGGCGCGCTCTGCGACCTCGAAGGCAGCCAGATATTCCTTTCTCAACCCGGCACCCTATGCGACGTGACGGGTTGCTGCTTCGTAGACGGCAGCTACTTGGGAGCGATCTACGTCTCGGACGGTGCCAGCGCTAACGTCGACGGGAATACGATTTGCAAAAGTGGTACCGGCGTCTACGTATGGATGAACGCGATCGCAACCGTCAAGAATAACATCATCTTTAAGAATACGAAGGCCGGCGCGCCGATGTACGGCATCGCGAAGCACCAGAGTACTACCAGCTTGAACATCCTCTACAACGACGTCGAATCTAACTACGGCGGCAACTACATGTATTTCTGCCCGGGTTGA
- the atpH gene encoding ATP synthase F1 subunit delta produces MRDSVIARRYARAFYKLSFAQGKVAEVLKALAAFAELFVERAEIREFLAHPAIPFEAKVKLIKELTAFEITGDFVQFLIEKGRLSLLPAVYEDFLRIYRRDAGIVAAEVTSAVPLGEDLRERLGTALARLTGKRVEIETVVDEAVVGGLKLTVGDHVIDGTLASRLEDMRESIAGVAVGFEERSYEDKSRRDKRNT; encoded by the coding sequence ATGCGAGATTCGGTAATCGCGCGGCGCTACGCCCGGGCGTTCTATAAGCTCAGCTTCGCCCAAGGTAAAGTAGCCGAAGTTTTGAAGGCCTTGGCCGCCTTCGCCGAGTTATTCGTCGAGCGCGCCGAGATTAGGGAGTTCCTGGCGCACCCCGCGATCCCGTTCGAGGCCAAGGTGAAATTGATAAAGGAGCTGACGGCCTTCGAGATTACCGGGGATTTCGTACAGTTCCTTATCGAAAAAGGTCGCCTATCTCTCCTGCCGGCCGTTTACGAAGATTTTTTGCGGATATACCGTCGCGACGCGGGGATAGTGGCGGCGGAGGTGACGTCGGCCGTACCCCTGGGCGAGGATTTGCGGGAGCGGCTGGGGACCGCGCTCGCGCGGCTTACGGGGAAGCGCGTCGAAATCGAAACCGTCGTTGACGAGGCGGTAGTGGGCGGTTTGAAATTGACCGTCGGCGACCACGTCATCGACGGTACGTTGGCGTCTCGTTTGGAGGATATGCGGGAGTCGATAGCCGGCGTGGCCGTCGGCTTCGAGGAGCGCTCCTATGAAGATAAGTCCCGACGAGATAAGCGAAATACTTAA
- a CDS encoding amino acid permease, giving the protein MAERIPLPGEEHEVKLTRSLGLLTATMLGVGAMIGAGIFILSGLAAGTAGPAATVSYVIVGFMTLFTALSYCELAAAIPIAGGGYTFVHEAIGGFTAFITGWAMVFGLVVSAALYAIGFAEHFTPLVELALPYTLNRAVAAAAVIVLLALLNIKGTKEAGHTQNLFTLGKVAILVVFVILCFRFVEWGRFENFAPFGAAGILAATSLIYISFFGFEQISEAAEEIKNPEKNLPRAILIALILPTIIYVFVILVSVGIVDYEILGASSAPLAIIASKVLGEYGLLFVLIAGIMSTISALNAAVLSTSRVTYAVARDGFMPGFLARVSARFRTPHWAIAVAAGLAIIIAVMGEVRFVAHLTNFCLLFALIIINYSVIMLRRRRPELKRPFRLPFGYLIPALGIASNFLMLLFMEWNTYLLGACYLAAGGLVYLAYSKGAKRTLERGRVIRYLMVKQARKEYKILVPIANPDTMKSLVTVAAAIAKKFDGEILLLSVVEVPYYVPLERGVARAGDYRPQLTLAEKICEREGVADVKRMIKISHRLSHGILETAREENCNFIVMGRVSRRTLGDRLLATVIDAVLEHAPCDVAVVRPGADDLTDVGRILVAVSGSSNSRLAAELAPAFADRFDAKLRVVTVSGATDEFGTPRYSARNLLDEVVCEVECRRGFERGVLHGEEVTEALMAEIRPKDLVVLGARKGGAWEQLLFKSVPEEISERVDNTVLIIKKFTPVRRGRLERLLSGTAAP; this is encoded by the coding sequence ATGGCTGAGCGAATACCATTACCGGGCGAAGAGCACGAGGTCAAGCTGACGCGGTCGCTGGGCCTCCTGACGGCGACGATGCTGGGCGTGGGCGCGATGATCGGCGCCGGCATCTTCATCCTTTCGGGGTTGGCCGCGGGCACGGCCGGGCCGGCGGCGACCGTCTCGTACGTCATCGTCGGCTTTATGACGCTCTTCACGGCGCTGTCGTACTGCGAATTGGCTGCGGCCATCCCCATAGCCGGCGGCGGGTACACCTTCGTGCACGAGGCCATCGGCGGCTTCACGGCCTTCATCACCGGCTGGGCCATGGTCTTCGGCCTGGTCGTCTCCGCGGCCCTGTACGCCATCGGCTTCGCAGAGCATTTCACTCCCCTCGTAGAGTTGGCGTTGCCATATACTTTAAACCGAGCCGTCGCGGCGGCGGCGGTCATAGTCCTATTGGCGTTGTTAAATATCAAGGGGACGAAAGAGGCGGGGCATACCCAAAACCTCTTCACATTAGGCAAAGTCGCGATTTTGGTCGTATTTGTTATATTGTGTTTCCGGTTCGTAGAATGGGGGCGCTTCGAAAATTTCGCGCCCTTCGGCGCCGCCGGAATTCTTGCTGCGACCTCTCTTATCTATATTTCGTTCTTTGGCTTCGAACAGATTTCGGAAGCGGCGGAGGAGATAAAAAACCCGGAAAAAAACTTGCCCCGCGCCATCTTAATAGCGCTTATCTTGCCGACAATAATATACGTTTTTGTGATATTGGTCTCCGTCGGGATAGTCGATTACGAAATCTTAGGCGCTTCGTCGGCGCCACTTGCGATCATCGCCTCGAAAGTCCTGGGGGAGTACGGCCTACTCTTCGTGTTAATCGCCGGTATTATGTCGACGATCTCGGCGCTAAACGCCGCGGTCCTCTCGACCTCGCGGGTCACGTACGCGGTCGCGCGAGACGGCTTTATGCCCGGCTTTTTGGCTCGGGTAAGCGCCCGCTTTCGGACGCCGCACTGGGCGATTGCGGTTGCGGCCGGTTTGGCGATAATAATTGCCGTGATGGGCGAAGTACGGTTCGTCGCCCACTTAACGAACTTCTGTCTGCTTTTCGCGCTTATAATCATTAATTATTCGGTAATAATGCTAAGGCGGCGCCGCCCGGAACTTAAACGTCCTTTCCGCTTACCCTTCGGCTACTTGATACCGGCCTTAGGCATCGCGTCCAACTTTCTTATGTTGCTCTTCATGGAGTGGAACACTTACCTTTTGGGCGCCTGTTATCTGGCCGCCGGAGGGTTGGTTTATTTAGCGTACTCGAAGGGTGCCAAACGTACGCTCGAGCGCGGGCGCGTTATACGGTACTTAATGGTTAAGCAAGCCCGCAAGGAGTATAAGATATTAGTTCCGATCGCGAACCCGGACACGATGAAGTCGTTGGTGACGGTTGCCGCGGCCATCGCGAAGAAGTTCGACGGCGAGATATTGCTGCTTTCGGTAGTCGAAGTACCGTATTACGTACCGCTGGAGCGCGGCGTGGCTCGAGCCGGCGATTACCGCCCCCAACTTACTTTGGCCGAGAAGATATGCGAACGCGAGGGCGTCGCCGACGTTAAGCGGATGATAAAGATATCTCACCGCCTCTCGCACGGCATTTTGGAAACGGCGCGCGAGGAGAATTGTAACTTCATCGTAATGGGACGGGTCAGCCGGCGGACCCTGGGCGATAGGTTGTTGGCTACCGTTATCGACGCCGTGCTCGAGCACGCGCCTTGCGACGTGGCTGTTGTAAGGCCGGGCGCCGACGATTTGACGGACGTAGGCCGCATACTGGTCGCGGTTTCCGGCAGCTCCAACTCCCGTCTCGCCGCGGAGCTGGCGCCCGCGTTCGCCGACCGTTTCGACGCCAAATTACGCGTCGTAACCGTATCCGGGGCAACCGACGAATTCGGCACTCCGCGATATAGCGCGAGGAACCTGTTGGACGAAGTCGTTTGCGAAGTGGAGTGCCGACGTGGTTTCGAACGAGGCGTGCTCCACGGCGAAGAAGTAACTGAAGCGTTAATGGCGGAGATACGGCCGAAAGACCTGGTCGTGTTGGGCGCGCGCAAGGGCGGCGCGTGGGAACAGCTGCTGTTTAAATCGGTCCCGGAGGAGATCTCCGAGCGGGTGGATAACACAGTTCTGATAATAAAGAAATTCACGCCCGTACGGCGGGGCCGGCTCGAGCGCCTTCTGTCGGGCACGGCGGCGCCTTAA